The following are from one region of the Halobacteriovorax vibrionivorans genome:
- a CDS encoding class I SAM-dependent methyltransferase: MSKIPTNLKYELYEKSVQNHEADIEFINKEYKKVFGREPKTLREDFGGTAAMACDWVKEGKDRQAWGIDLDEEPQAYGIENHYSRLTEEEKTRMHYIRGNVLDDYDFTADVTVAFNFSYFIFKERNVLLNYFKQVKKNMGPESIFMVDIFGGEECRQELEEETEHEDHTYFWDCDSYNPLTEEVQYYIHFKTHHDNKLYREAFSYNWRHWSVGEIKDIMKDAGFENVVTYWEGEDDDGTGDGNFYQSNDEENCESWVTYIMAY; the protein is encoded by the coding sequence ATGAGTAAAATTCCAACGAATTTAAAGTACGAATTGTATGAAAAGTCAGTTCAAAATCATGAAGCTGATATTGAATTTATTAACAAAGAATATAAGAAAGTTTTTGGTCGTGAGCCAAAGACACTTCGTGAAGACTTTGGTGGAACAGCTGCAATGGCCTGTGACTGGGTTAAAGAAGGTAAGGATCGCCAAGCTTGGGGAATTGATCTTGATGAAGAACCACAGGCCTATGGTATCGAAAATCATTACTCTCGATTAACTGAAGAAGAAAAAACACGTATGCACTATATTCGTGGAAATGTTCTTGATGATTATGACTTTACTGCAGATGTTACTGTTGCATTTAACTTCTCATATTTCATTTTTAAAGAAAGAAATGTTCTTTTAAATTATTTTAAGCAAGTAAAAAAGAATATGGGTCCTGAGAGTATCTTTATGGTTGATATCTTCGGTGGAGAAGAATGTCGCCAAGAACTAGAAGAAGAGACTGAACACGAAGACCATACTTACTTCTGGGATTGCGATAGCTACAATCCTCTTACAGAAGAAGTACAATATTATATTCATTTTAAAACTCATCACGATAATAAGCTTTACCGTGAAGCTTTCTCTTATAATTGGAGACATTGGTCAGTTGGTGAAATTAAAGACATTATGAAGGATGCTGGTTTCGAGAACGTTGTAACTTACTGGGAAGGTGAGGACGACGACGGAACAGGGGACGGAAACTTCTACCAATCAAATGATGAAGAAAATTGTGAGTCTTGGGTGACTTATATCATGGCCTACTAA
- a CDS encoding DUF6165 family protein: protein MIIECPVSLGELVDKMTILKIKTERIEDPERVKLAQQEYDQLAKRLNELNLEGLDKYMSELKEINEKLWVIEDDIRIKEKEGDFGEGFISLARSVYVTNDLRFKVKNSINMSYNSGIKEVKSYK, encoded by the coding sequence ATGATTATTGAATGTCCAGTATCGCTAGGTGAGCTTGTGGATAAGATGACAATCCTAAAGATTAAAACAGAAAGAATTGAAGATCCGGAGCGTGTGAAGCTAGCACAACAAGAATATGATCAATTGGCCAAACGATTAAATGAGCTCAACTTAGAAGGTCTCGATAAGTATATGAGTGAGCTTAAAGAGATAAATGAAAAGCTTTGGGTGATCGAAGATGATATCCGAATTAAAGAAAAAGAGGGTGATTTTGGTGAAGGTTTTATTTCTCTGGCACGTAGTGTCTATGTGACAAATGATTTGAGATTTAAGGTTAAAAATTCAATCAATATGAGTTACAATTCTGGCATTAAAGAAGTAAAGTCTTACAAGTAA
- the greB gene encoding transcription elongation factor GreB: MAIKKDNYITPKGLKKLEDEHEHLTKVERPEVTATVKWAASLGDRSENADYQYGKKRLREIDRRLRFLNTRINAANVVDPTEIKAEKVQFGASVTLEDEQGRERKYSIVGVDEVDTTRGLVSWKSPIARAMLGKEEGDDVIVQAPEEDFEYTIVEIKYIDIEV; encoded by the coding sequence ATGGCAATTAAGAAAGATAATTACATTACACCTAAAGGTTTGAAGAAACTTGAGGATGAGCATGAGCATTTAACAAAGGTAGAACGTCCTGAAGTGACGGCCACTGTAAAATGGGCCGCTTCACTTGGTGATCGATCTGAGAATGCAGATTATCAATATGGAAAAAAAAGACTCCGTGAGATTGATCGAAGACTTCGTTTTCTCAATACGAGAATTAATGCGGCAAATGTCGTTGATCCAACTGAAATAAAAGCTGAAAAAGTACAATTTGGTGCGAGCGTGACCTTAGAGGATGAGCAGGGTCGTGAGCGAAAATATTCAATCGTTGGAGTCGATGAAGTTGATACAACTCGTGGACTTGTGAGTTGGAAGTCTCCAATTGCAAGAGCAATGCTTGGAAAAGAAGAAGGGGATGATGTCATTGTTCAGGCTCCTGAAGAAGATTTTGAATACACAATTGTGGAAATTAAATATATTGATATCGAGGTGTAA
- a CDS encoding low molecular weight protein-tyrosine-phosphatase has product MKILFVCLGNICRSPAADGVLVHKVREQGLESVIEVDSAGTSAYHAGEAADKRMREHAFRRGYLLTSTARGFNKDDFEKFDLILAMDKSNYRNILELNPNQEQKKKVELFCDYCTGEYASYEEVPDPYYGGARGFEEVLNLVENGVEEILRRYGN; this is encoded by the coding sequence ATGAAAATCTTATTTGTTTGTCTTGGAAATATCTGTCGATCACCAGCTGCCGATGGTGTGCTTGTTCATAAAGTACGAGAACAGGGGCTTGAGTCTGTAATTGAAGTGGATTCAGCAGGAACAAGTGCCTATCACGCTGGAGAAGCAGCCGATAAAAGAATGCGAGAGCATGCTTTTCGTCGCGGTTATTTACTTACGAGTACTGCCCGTGGATTTAATAAGGATGATTTTGAAAAATTTGATTTGATCCTTGCGATGGATAAGTCAAATTATCGCAATATTTTAGAGTTAAATCCAAATCAAGAGCAAAAGAAGAAAGTTGAGTTATTCTGTGATTATTGCACGGGAGAGTATGCCTCTTATGAAGAGGTTCCTGATCCGTACTATGGTGGAGCACGAGGTTTCGAAGAAGTTTTAAACTTAGTGGAAAATGGAGTCGAGGAGATCCTTAGACGCTATGGCAATTAA
- the def gene encoding peptide deformylase, which yields MTVQKIRTMGDPVLREITQEFTEEEILAPETKELIQDMQDSMKAAGGIGIAAPQIGVSKRVTIIDVPEESRYEEAQASQRMIIFNPKIEFLTQEEDGYWEGCLSVPGLRGFVERPNHIRVSFLDENAKEVVIEAQGFLATVFQHEIDHLFGKLYVDQIKDIKQLVFEENL from the coding sequence ATGACAGTACAAAAGATTAGAACAATGGGTGATCCAGTATTAAGAGAGATCACACAAGAATTCACAGAAGAAGAAATTTTAGCTCCTGAAACAAAAGAGCTCATTCAAGATATGCAAGATTCGATGAAAGCTGCTGGTGGAATTGGAATTGCGGCACCTCAAATTGGAGTTTCAAAAAGAGTTACAATTATTGATGTCCCGGAGGAGTCTCGCTATGAAGAGGCCCAAGCTAGTCAACGAATGATAATCTTTAATCCAAAAATTGAATTTTTAACTCAAGAAGAAGATGGATATTGGGAAGGTTGTCTATCTGTGCCAGGCCTAAGGGGTTTTGTAGAAAGACCAAATCATATTCGCGTATCTTTTCTTGATGAAAATGCCAAAGAAGTTGTGATTGAAGCACAAGGATTTTTGGCCACAGTATTTCAACATGAGATCGATCATTTATTTGGAAAACTCTACGTTGATCAAATCAAAGATATAAAACAATTAGTTTTTGAAGAAAATTTGTAA